A single window of Oreochromis aureus strain Israel breed Guangdong linkage group 7, ZZ_aureus, whole genome shotgun sequence DNA harbors:
- the pias1b gene encoding E3 SUMO-protein ligase PIAS1 isoform X1, which produces MAESAELKQMVMSLRVSELQVLLGYAGRNKHGRKHELLTKALHLLKAGCSPAVQMKIKELYRRRFPTKMVSPVDLALPGVHAAASLPTGLAQLGFDSHGSPSPLLPVSLLGPKHELSLPHLSSALHPVHPDVKLQRLSFYDVLDELIKPTSLASDNSQRFQEACYAFALTPQQVQQISSSMDISGTKCDFAVQVQLRFCLSETSCPQEDHFPPNLCVKVNGKPCNLPGYLPPTKNGVEPKRPSRPINITSLVRLSTTVPNTIVVSWTSEIGRCFSMAVYLVRQQSSAVLLQRLRAKGIRNPDHSRALIKEKLTADPESEIATTSLRVSLLCPLGKMRLTIPCRAMTCSHLQCFDATLYIQMNEKKPTWVCPVCDKKAPYEHLIIDGLFMEILNSCSDCDEIQFKEDGSWAPMRSKKEVQEVAASYNGVDSDLSRTEAHEQKRSNDNCKKVDVIDLTLDSSSEDELDDEPPLKRACPSLSPVSPPASKGVLNLHNQASPVSRAPSMPPVETSYIPPPPPLIQDYRHYYHTASDLPDQNFFSFLQGDNQHYNMVMAAAAAASASASEDHDLLLNRFLPYSSPQLLREQPGTPASSTLAATNGGSNSGSTSSLVSSSSLRDRDKDRDRDRDRDSHSISGLSRSSVEAAAAAAAIYGSISDIISLD; this is translated from the exons ATGGCGGAGAGTGCGGAACTGAAG cAAATGGTAATGAGCCTTCGTGTTTCTGAGCTCCAAGTGTTGTTGGGATATGCGGGACGGAATAAGCATGGGCGCAAACATGAACTTTTGACCAAAGCTCTCCACCTACTCAAGGCTGGTTGCAGTCCCGCAGTGCAGATGAAGATCAAAGAGCTCTACAGGCGGCGCTTTCCAACCAAAATGGTTTCGCCAGTGGACCTAGCTCTTCCCGGTGTCCACGCTGCAGCCAGCTTGCCCACTGGCCTCGCCCAGCTGGGGTTTGACAGCCACGGTTCCCCATCACCGCTGCTGCCTGTTTCTTTACTCGGGCCTAAGCACGAGCTGAGTCTGCCTCATCTTTCCTCCGCTCTGCACCCTGTACACCCTGATGTCAAGCTCCAGAGATTGTCATTCTACGATGTGCTGGATGAGCTGATAAAGCCAACCAGCCTGG CTTCAGACAACAGTCAGCGGTTCCAGGAAGCATGTTATGCCTTTGCATTAACACCGCAGCAAGTTCAGCAGATCAGCAGCTCCAT GGACATATCTGGGACCAAATGTGACTTTGCCGTTCAAGTCCAGTTAAG ATTTTGCTTATCGGAGACAAGCTGTCCCCAGGAGGACCATTTCCCCCCAAATCTGTGCGTGAAGGTGAATGGAAAGCCTTGTAATCTTCCG GGATATCTTCCTCCCACCAAAAATGGAGTTGAACCAAAAAGGCCCAGTCGCCCCATCAACATAACGTCTCTTGTCCGGCTGTCCACTACAGTCCCCAACACAATTGTGGTGTCATGGACTTCAGAAATTGGCAGG tgtttttccatGGCTGTGTATTTGGTCAGACAGCAGTCGTCAGCAGTGTTGTTGCAAAGACTACGGGCCAAAGGAATCAGGAACCCTGACCACTCCAGGGCTCTGA TCAAAGAGAAGTTGACGGCCGATCCAGAGAGTGAGATTGCTACCACAAGTCTAAGAGTCTCTCTCCTGTGTCCT ttggGGAAGATGAGGCTGACAATCCCCTGCCGAGCAATGACATGCTCACACCTCCAGTGCTTCGATGCTACTCTTTATATTCAAATGAATGAGAAGAAACCAACATGGGTTTGTCCAGTCTGTGACAAGAAGGCACCATATGAGCACCTAATTATTGATGG GTTGTTCATGGAAATCTTGAATAGCTGCTCTGACTGTGATGAAATCCAGTTCAAAGAAGATGGAAGCTGGGCCCCTATGAGGTCAAAGAAAGAAGTGCAGGAGGTTGCTGCTTCCTACAACGGTGTAGACAGCG ATCTGTCTCGAACAGAGGCACATGAGCAGAAACGGTCTAATGACAACTGCAAGAAAGTAGATGTGATCGATCTAACACTGGATAGCTCCTCAGAAGATGAGCTAGATGACGAGCCGCCTCTTAAAAGAGCCTGTCCCTCGCTGTCACCCGTCTCCCCACCTGCAAGCAAAGG AGTACTAAACCTGCACAACCAGGCCTCACCTGTGAGCAGAGCTCCCAGCATGCCACCTGTGGAGACCAGTTACATTCCTCCCCCACCACCTCTTATCCAGGACTACCGCCACTACTATCACACAGCCAGTGACCTGCCAG ATCAAAATTTCTTCTCCTTCCTCCAAGGTGACAATCAG CATTACAATATGGTGAtggctgctgcagcagctgcgtCGGCTTCAGCCTCAGAGGATCATGACCTGCTCCTCAACCGTTTCCTGCCCTACAGCTCCCCTCAGCTGTTACGTGAGCAGCCAGGCACCCCGGCGAGCAGCACATTGGCTGCCACCAACGGAGGCAGCAACAGCGGCAGCACCAGTAGTTTGGTGTCTTCGAGCAGTCTGCGGGACCGCGACAAAGACCGGGATCGGGACAGAGACAGGGACAGCCATTCCATTTCAGGATTATCAAGGTCCTCAgtggaagcagcagcagctgcagcggcCATTTATGGCTCCATATCTGACATTATCTCTCTTGACTAG
- the pias1b gene encoding E3 SUMO-protein ligase PIAS1 isoform X2, whose product MAESAELKAGCSPAVQMKIKELYRRRFPTKMVSPVDLALPGVHAAASLPTGLAQLGFDSHGSPSPLLPVSLLGPKHELSLPHLSSALHPVHPDVKLQRLSFYDVLDELIKPTSLASDNSQRFQEACYAFALTPQQVQQISSSMDISGTKCDFAVQVQLRFCLSETSCPQEDHFPPNLCVKVNGKPCNLPGYLPPTKNGVEPKRPSRPINITSLVRLSTTVPNTIVVSWTSEIGRCFSMAVYLVRQQSSAVLLQRLRAKGIRNPDHSRALIKEKLTADPESEIATTSLRVSLLCPLGKMRLTIPCRAMTCSHLQCFDATLYIQMNEKKPTWVCPVCDKKAPYEHLIIDGLFMEILNSCSDCDEIQFKEDGSWAPMRSKKEVQEVAASYNGVDSDLSRTEAHEQKRSNDNCKKVDVIDLTLDSSSEDELDDEPPLKRACPSLSPVSPPASKGVLNLHNQASPVSRAPSMPPVETSYIPPPPPLIQDYRHYYHTASDLPDQNFFSFLQGDNQHYNMVMAAAAAASASASEDHDLLLNRFLPYSSPQLLREQPGTPASSTLAATNGGSNSGSTSSLVSSSSLRDRDKDRDRDRDRDSHSISGLSRSSVEAAAAAAAIYGSISDIISLD is encoded by the exons ATGGCGGAGAGTGCGGAACTGAAG GCTGGTTGCAGTCCCGCAGTGCAGATGAAGATCAAAGAGCTCTACAGGCGGCGCTTTCCAACCAAAATGGTTTCGCCAGTGGACCTAGCTCTTCCCGGTGTCCACGCTGCAGCCAGCTTGCCCACTGGCCTCGCCCAGCTGGGGTTTGACAGCCACGGTTCCCCATCACCGCTGCTGCCTGTTTCTTTACTCGGGCCTAAGCACGAGCTGAGTCTGCCTCATCTTTCCTCCGCTCTGCACCCTGTACACCCTGATGTCAAGCTCCAGAGATTGTCATTCTACGATGTGCTGGATGAGCTGATAAAGCCAACCAGCCTGG CTTCAGACAACAGTCAGCGGTTCCAGGAAGCATGTTATGCCTTTGCATTAACACCGCAGCAAGTTCAGCAGATCAGCAGCTCCAT GGACATATCTGGGACCAAATGTGACTTTGCCGTTCAAGTCCAGTTAAG ATTTTGCTTATCGGAGACAAGCTGTCCCCAGGAGGACCATTTCCCCCCAAATCTGTGCGTGAAGGTGAATGGAAAGCCTTGTAATCTTCCG GGATATCTTCCTCCCACCAAAAATGGAGTTGAACCAAAAAGGCCCAGTCGCCCCATCAACATAACGTCTCTTGTCCGGCTGTCCACTACAGTCCCCAACACAATTGTGGTGTCATGGACTTCAGAAATTGGCAGG tgtttttccatGGCTGTGTATTTGGTCAGACAGCAGTCGTCAGCAGTGTTGTTGCAAAGACTACGGGCCAAAGGAATCAGGAACCCTGACCACTCCAGGGCTCTGA TCAAAGAGAAGTTGACGGCCGATCCAGAGAGTGAGATTGCTACCACAAGTCTAAGAGTCTCTCTCCTGTGTCCT ttggGGAAGATGAGGCTGACAATCCCCTGCCGAGCAATGACATGCTCACACCTCCAGTGCTTCGATGCTACTCTTTATATTCAAATGAATGAGAAGAAACCAACATGGGTTTGTCCAGTCTGTGACAAGAAGGCACCATATGAGCACCTAATTATTGATGG GTTGTTCATGGAAATCTTGAATAGCTGCTCTGACTGTGATGAAATCCAGTTCAAAGAAGATGGAAGCTGGGCCCCTATGAGGTCAAAGAAAGAAGTGCAGGAGGTTGCTGCTTCCTACAACGGTGTAGACAGCG ATCTGTCTCGAACAGAGGCACATGAGCAGAAACGGTCTAATGACAACTGCAAGAAAGTAGATGTGATCGATCTAACACTGGATAGCTCCTCAGAAGATGAGCTAGATGACGAGCCGCCTCTTAAAAGAGCCTGTCCCTCGCTGTCACCCGTCTCCCCACCTGCAAGCAAAGG AGTACTAAACCTGCACAACCAGGCCTCACCTGTGAGCAGAGCTCCCAGCATGCCACCTGTGGAGACCAGTTACATTCCTCCCCCACCACCTCTTATCCAGGACTACCGCCACTACTATCACACAGCCAGTGACCTGCCAG ATCAAAATTTCTTCTCCTTCCTCCAAGGTGACAATCAG CATTACAATATGGTGAtggctgctgcagcagctgcgtCGGCTTCAGCCTCAGAGGATCATGACCTGCTCCTCAACCGTTTCCTGCCCTACAGCTCCCCTCAGCTGTTACGTGAGCAGCCAGGCACCCCGGCGAGCAGCACATTGGCTGCCACCAACGGAGGCAGCAACAGCGGCAGCACCAGTAGTTTGGTGTCTTCGAGCAGTCTGCGGGACCGCGACAAAGACCGGGATCGGGACAGAGACAGGGACAGCCATTCCATTTCAGGATTATCAAGGTCCTCAgtggaagcagcagcagctgcagcggcCATTTATGGCTCCATATCTGACATTATCTCTCTTGACTAG